CGGAGTCCAGGTCCCAAAGACGAATCACCGTCCCGCCGCCGACCGCGGCGAGGCGCTCGCCTGCAGCCGCGAGCAGGGTGCGACCACCCGTCGAGAGTGCGCATACCGCGTTGAACGACCCGGTTTCGCTGTCGAAGGTCCGCGAGGACTCGACGGCCTCGGGGTCCCACAGGCGAACGGTTCGGTCGTCGCCAGCAGTGGCGAGCAGAGTCCGATCACCGATCGGGACCTCACATACTGCATTGATTCCGTCCGGGTGCCCTTCAAAGCTATGCAGAATCTCACCGGTACCGGCATCCCGAAGACGGATCGTGTGATCGCCGGCCGTGACGAGCAGACTGCGATCACTCGTGGACAGGGCGCAGAGGGCTCTAATCCGGCCGGTACGACCTTCCAGGGTTCGCCGCACGGCGCCGGACTCCGGATCCCACAACTGAACGCCGGCGTCGTGTCCGGCGGTCACGACCAGCGGCCGGCCTCCCACCGAGACGGCACACACCGCCGACACCCGGCCGGTGGGGCCCCCAAGTCCGGCGGAAACCGCTCCGACCTCCGGATCCCACACACGAACCATGGAATCATCACCGGCCGTCACGATCAGCGGCTGACCCCCCACCGAGACGGCACACACCGCCAACACCCGACCGGTATGGCCCTCAAGCCCCCCGCACGCCACACCGGCCTCCGGATCCCACATGCGAACCATGGAATCATCACCAGCCGTCACGAGAAGCGACCGGCCCTCCACCGAGACGGCACACACGGCGTTGACCCAACCGTCGTGGCCTTCGAGTACGTGCACCGACTCGCCCGACTTCGGGTCCCACACGCGAACCGTGGAGTCGTCACCGGCGGTGACGAGAAGCGACCGGTCCCCCACGTCGACGGCACACACCGCCAATACCGCACCCGCATGTCCTTCTAGGTCTCCGTAACCGGCACCGGACTCCGGATCCCACAAACGAACCACAGAGTCGTTCCCGGCGGTCGCGAGAAGCGACCGGCCCTCCACCGAGACGGCACACACGGCGTTGACCCAACCGTCGTGGCCTTCGAGTACGTGCACCGACTCGCCCGACTTCGGGTCCCACACGCGAACCGTGGAGTCGTTCCCGGCGGTCACGAGAAGCGACCGGCCGGACGTCTCGACCGCGATCACGGCCCTGACTGCTCCGGTGTGCCCTTCAAGGACGTGCAATAGCACTCCGGACTCGGGATCCTGGAGGCGAACCACAGAATCGTTCCCGGCGGTCGCGAGAAGTGGCCGGCCCCCCACCGAGACGGAACACAAGGCCTGAGCCGAGCCGTTGTAGCCTTCGAGAATCCGCAGTTGGTCTCCGGTATCGAGGTTCCAGAGACGGACGGTACCGTCGTTCGCGGCGCTGGCGAGAATGGCGAGGCCCTCCATCGGAAGCACGCACACGGCATTGACCCAGTCACCGTGGCCTTCGAGAACGGTCTCTTCCAGGTGAGGTGCCCCTGCGGCCCAGACCCCGCGATACGGCGCGCGAAGCCCGGCGTCGCGATACGTGTAGCCCAGGTGTTCGCGTGTCTCCGTCACACTGAAGAGGGCTACCCGGTCCTCCGGCGCCGCGTCGAGTGCCTGCGGGGTCATTCGCAGCAATCGGCTACGGGTACGTCCCGCGGCCGACGTCGAAGCCTTGGCGGCCGGCACCAGCCGACGAAGGTCGGCGTGGAGGGGATAGGAGTCGTCCTCGAGCAGGTCGTCGATGACACCGCCCCGGGCGGCGTGGTCGGGCAATGCGCGAAGCAGGTAGCGGGGAGCGCCTTCCCAGCCCGTGTCGCTACCGAGGCGCTGGAAGGCGAGGGCGATGGCACGTTCGTCGGCGATCGCCATCTCGGCTGCCCGGCTGGCGACGAGCGCTTCGTTCAGCGCTTGGTGGAACAGTCTGAAGGCACTCGCTTGAGCGGCGGTATCACTCGACTCGATCAGGAAGTTCGCTGCGGAGGCTCGGGCGAACGCCCGCAAGTCGTTCAGGGCCGGGGTATGACCGGTTAGGGCACCCACTGCGGTGGCCCAGAGACCGAGCGTCATCCCGGGAGACTCCGCGTAGGCCAGCGCCGTAAGGACGTCACCTGCCGGAATGCCGTCCAGTGACGGCAGGAAGGTGAGGTAGTCCCTGAGTACGGCGTCGACGGTCGGCGTGAAGGAGATCGAAGCCGGCTCGATCGCAGTGCGGTCGTGCATGCCGTGGAAACGTGCGACCAGTCCGGCGATCAGGAAGTTGCCCTGCGCGATGACGGCGATCCGTTCGGCCACCGCGTCGGCTGCGAGTCGTACGTTGTACGGGTTGTCCGAGCGCTCGTCACCGAACAGTTGAAGTGTCGTCAGCGTGTAGGCAACCAAGTCCTCTTGCGCAAAGAACCTCGGGCTGTCGAGGTCCAGGATTTCGACGGCGCCGCCGAACGGCGCGATGAGGTCACCCTCGCCGTCTACACGTCGGCAGCCGACCACCACCGTCACGCCGAGGTCCGCACACGTCTCCGCAAGAGGAATCGCGATCGACCTCATGATCGCCCGCGCGTCGTTGGGCGTCGCGGCTTCGTCGAGGGCGTCGACCACAACGGCGAACGCTCCCGGCGGCCGTCCGCCCAGTGCAGTCCTCATCAAAAGGGGCAAGTCGTCGACGTCCCCCGGAAGCGCGGCGGAGGCGGCGGAGGCGATCTCACAGGCCACATCCAGAGCGGTCTTGCCCTTTGCGTGAACCGCACAGGCCACAGATCCCTCTGGCGCTCGAACGGCGTCGTCCTCGGGCGGTAGGGTCACCGCGATCCGCTGATCGGCGGTGGTGACGATGCGGCCCAGCACCGCGGATTTCCCGACTCCGGGGGATCCGGTTACGACCAGGACCTGCCTGCGATCGCCAGCCGATCGGGTGATCCAGTCGACGACCGTGGTCAACGCTGCCGCACGGCCACGGAATCGCATGCCTCGCTCGGCATCCGTACTCACACCGCGGGCCCGGGGACGCCAGTGTCGGCCCGCTTCGACATCTCCCGTGAGCGTCCAGCCCCACTCGGACAGCCCGGCATCGCCCGCGTCCTCGACCGCCCAGTCGGTAAGCAGCTGCAGCTTCTCATCCGGCAGGTAGTCGGCGATGGCCCACATGGTCAGGGCGCGGGCCTCGCCTCCGTTCGTCCGCGCCTGTCCCACCATTCCGACGACGGCCTGATAGTCGGCAGCCCAAAGCGCAGCGCCACTGTCGCCGGGACGGATCGAGCGGCGCTCGGTATCCAAGCGGACCCAGCCGTAGGAGATCGACTCGCCGACCAGGCCGTCCGACGAGTCCCCCAGGTCGTCGGCGAAGCCGAAAGACCACCACGAACTGCCGAGCAGATCATCCGGCCTCGGTCGACGTAACGGCGCAGCGAACTCCTCGGACACCGGCTCCTCGAGGATCAGAACCGCCACATCCCTCACCTTACGGGCGGCTTCGGGCGCCACCACGCGGCGGACCTTGATCCGGCGATGCATCAGCTCATCGGCCTTCGGGAACGCCACCCATAGTTGGCTGCGCAGCTCATCCTGAGAGAAGACGACGTGAGCGCAGGTCAGCACTCGATAGGCATCGACGAGGAATCCCGAGCCGAGCGGTCTATCGTCGAGTTCGGACTGATGGACGGCTGCCACCCAGCCGTCCACCCGCGGCCGGCGACCATCCGAGGTTGCCGCGCTCATCCCTGAGTGTCGACCTCGGCTCCGGCCTGGTCGCCGTCGGGCCGCCATGTGAGCTTCACGCCGAAGTTGGCCTCCGTCGCAGCCTTGGCGACCACCCAGTTGGCCGAGCCGTTCACCTTGATACCGAACGAGACCTCGACCTCTGCGGGGCGAAGCCTCGCCACCTGGTCCATCACGGTTCGTGCGGCCTCAACGGCCGGACGCACGGCCTCCTGTACCCGGCCGAGAATCTGATCAGCGCCGACTTGCTGGTATTCATCCGTCGGCTCGATCTCGAACTGCACCACCGTGCCCGGATCCAGTTCGTATGACACCACCTGAGACGCCACAGGCCCCCCTTCGCTAGCTCCCTGTCGCGAAGACGGTACCGGCAACTCCGGGACTGCGCAGAACCGGTGGTGTGTTGCTCCCGACTCGGCGGGTGATTCGTTCATGAACGTAATGGTTGGTGACGGTTTCCGACTTGGTGGGGTAGTGCCGCCCGTCGTCCATGTCTTTCAGAGCCGGGTTGGCTCGCGTCTCCCGAGGGCGGTCTGGCCGTCGTCCAGGAGCCGGGGTCGGCCCAACGACATCCGCCGGGATTACGCACTACAGTCACCCGCTGGCCCTCGGAGGCCGGCTCGGACTCCCTGGGCGCTCCGAGGCCGTCGGCGGCATCCCAGAGGCCGTACGGGGGGCGCGACCGCACCCTGCCGTAGCCGGCCGGGTTCGGATATCGGGCCTGAAGCGTGGCAACGACAGCGCCCAGCGGCCCGTATCGTCGGAATCGAAGCGCATTCTCGAAAGCCGGGGGACGGCAGTGGCAGAGAAGAACACGAGCAGGTCGCTGGAGAAGGCCGCACCCGACCAATCATGGCGTCCAAGGCGGGGGCTCAGCAGAGCGCAGCTATCTCGGGAGCAGGACCGCGCGGCCGGAGGCGCCGGCCGCCGGTTGGTGGACGCCGGTGCAGGGCGTCTCCGGCTGGCAACGGTCGTGCTGAGCCGATCCGGCCGCACCGGACGGGTCAGAGTCTCGCTCCGATGGCCTGTCGACGGCCGGTCGAAGCGCGTTCCCCTGGGGGAGGTCGATCGTCCCACTCGCGCGGAGAACCTGCGTCAGGGCTGGCGGTTGGCCGCCGCGTCCGGGCTGCTCTCGTCCGCGCCGGTTGCCGAAGACTCGTGGGCATCGTCTCCCGGGACGCGGAAGTCGATGCAGGGAAACAGGGGGAAGAACACGAAGCCCGAGCTACGGCTCCGATCACTACTGCACCGGGAGGGTCTCCGGTATCGGGTCTCGATCCGGCCGGTACCGACACTCCGACGTACGGCGGATATCGTGTTCACGAAGGTGAAGGTGGCGGTCTTCGTGGATGGCTGCTATTGGCACGGCTGTGCCGAGCATCGGAGCGTTCCCGAGACGAACAGGGACTTCTGGACCGAGAAGATCGAGGGAAACAAGGC
The window above is part of the Kitasatospora sp. HUAS MG31 genome. Proteins encoded here:
- a CDS encoding CU044_2847 family protein, encoding MSYELDPGTVVQFEIEPTDEYQQVGADQILGRVQEAVRPAVEAARTVMDQVARLRPAEVEVSFGIKVNGSANWVVAKAATEANFGVKLTWRPDGDQAGAEVDTQG
- a CDS encoding very short patch repair endonuclease, yielding MAEKNTSRSLEKAAPDQSWRPRRGLSRAQLSREQDRAAGGAGRRLVDAGAGRLRLATVVLSRSGRTGRVRVSLRWPVDGRSKRVPLGEVDRPTRAENLRQGWRLAAASGLLSSAPVAEDSWASSPGTRKSMQGNRGKNTKPELRLRSLLHREGLRYRVSIRPVPTLRRTADIVFTKVKVAVFVDGCYWHGCAEHRSVPETNRDFWTEKIEGNKARDAETVRLLEQAGWKVLRIWEHVPAEEAARLVIETVAAARLRSMR